The following proteins come from a genomic window of Rutidosis leptorrhynchoides isolate AG116_Rl617_1_P2 chromosome 10, CSIRO_AGI_Rlap_v1, whole genome shotgun sequence:
- the LOC139872347 gene encoding WD repeat-containing protein WDS homolog has protein sequence MENFANMIGSKGIIKRHEFVRILIQCLYSLGYEKSAACLELESGVSCKSSEFKLLESLVFNADWEGCINNLYEMKEMNDEQRDAALFLVSQQYLFECLNRGDDSLALSLLRKQISKLKVGREKVHQLAFSLFSLGELGLNKVHEGGDVFQELRRNLINELEKLLPPPITVPSRRLEYLVDKVVGFQTDSCIYHNSSDPVSIYKDHRCGRDKIPTETVQILSDHQNEVWFVQFSNDGNYLASSSSDCTAIIWKVVEDYRLVLKHTLRSHQNPVSFVAWSPDDTMLLTCGSSEVLRLWDVETGTYKRTFGDNSFLVSSCAWFPDSTRFACGSSDPKKGICMWDCEGNEIKAWRGMRMPKVSDIAVTPNGEYLISIFSEKDIQILNVGTNVDRVISEEHPITSLSLSGDGKYIIVNLNSQEIHMWDVDGSWAKPLRYTGHQQHKYVIRSCFGGVNGAFIASGSENSQVYIWNRRSSDPIEVLSGHLMTVNCVSWNPKRHQMLASASDDQTIRIWGPNHSSKIQKL, from the exons ATGGAGAATTTTGCGAATATGATTGGCTCAAAAGGAATAATAAAAAGGCATGAATTCGTGCGGATTCTTATACAATGTCTATATTCGTTAGGTTATGAGAAATCTGCAGCTTGTTTGGAATTAGAGTCTGGGGTTTCATGCAAGTCATCTGAGTTTAAGTTGCTTGAATCGTTGGTCTTTAATGCTGATTGGGAGGGTTGTATCAATAACCTTTATGAAATGAAGGAGATGAACGATGAACAAAGGGACGCTGCTTTGTTTCTTGTTTCCCAACAGTATTTGTTTGAGTGTTTGAATCGGGGCGATGATTCTTTAGCTTTGTCGCTATTGCGTAAACAAATTTCAAAATTGAAAGTAGGTAGAGAGAAAGTGCACCAGCTTGCTTTTAGTTTGTTTTCACTTGGTGAGTTGGGGTTGAATAAGGTTCACGAAGGCGGTGATGTTTTTCaagaattaaggagaaatttaattAACGAGTTGGAGAAATTGCTTCCGCCGCCAATTACTGTTCCATCTAGAAGATTGGAATATCTAGTTGATAAGgtggttggttttcaaactgatTCATGCATTTATCATAATTCTTCTGATCCGGTTTCGATCTATAAAGACCATCGTTGTGGGCGTGATAAGATTCCTACAGAAACTGTTCAG ATTTTGTCGGACCACCAGAATGAAGTTTGGTTTGTTCAGTTCTCTAATGACGGCAATTATTTAGCATCTTCATCTAGTGATTGTACAGCCATTATATGGAAG GTAGTAGAAGATTACAGGTTGGTTCTAAAACATACATTAAGAAGTCACCAAAATCCCGTTTCTTTTGTCGCGTGGAGCCCGGATGACACAATGTTATTGACATGTGGCAGTTCAGAAGTCCTTAGGCTTTGGGACGTAGAAACAGGTACATATAAGCGCACGTTTGGTGACAACAGCTTCCTTGTAAGCTCGTGTGCGTGGTTCCCGGACTCGACCCGTTTCGCATGTGGTAGTTCCGACCCAAAAAAGGGCATATGCATGTGGGATTGTGAAGGAAACGAGATTAAAGCATGGAGAGGAATGCGTATGCCTAAGGTGTCAGATATTGCTGTTACCCCAAATGGAGAATATTTAATTAGTATCTTTTCAGAAAAGGATATTCAGATACTAAATGTGGGTACGAATGTCGATCGTGTTATATCTGAAGAGCACCCGATTACATCTCTTTCCCTTTCGGGAGATGGTAAGTATATAATCGTTAACCTAAATAGCCAAGAGATTCATATGTGGGACGTTGACGGGTCGTGGGCAAAACCGTTGAGGTATACGGGTCATCAGCAGCATAAGTATGTCATCCGTTCTTGTTTTGGTGGGGTCAATGGCGCGTTTATTGCCAGTGGCAGCGAAAATTCACAG GTGTATATATGGAATAGACGTAGTTCTGATCCGATCGAGGTGTTATCGGGCCATTTAATGACTGTAaactgtgtgagctggaatccaaaaaGACACCAAATGTTAGCATCCGCTAGCGATGATCAAACGATTCGTATATGGGGGCCAAATCATTCGTCGAAGATTCAAAAATTGTAG